In the genome of Capricornis sumatraensis isolate serow.1 chromosome 4, serow.2, whole genome shotgun sequence, the window ttcttcaaatgagtcagttcttcacatcaggtggccaaagtattggcacttcagctttaacatcagtccttccaatgaagattcaggactgatttcctttaggatggactgtttggatctctttgctatccaaggaactctcaagagtcttctccaacacaacagttcaaaagcatcaattcttcagcactcagctttctttatagtccaactctcacatccatacatgactactggaaaaaacatagctttgactagatggacctattaGTCATACTACCTtactttaaataagaaataatatatgGGTCAATGTTTAGGAAAATTTTGATACAGGAGGTCTGTGGACGATCCATAGCCCACTGGGAAAATTTGGCCCACCacctatttttattaaaagttttattgaaCACACCTGAGCCCTTTCATTTACATGTTGTTCATAGCTGCATCCAAAATAAAGACAGGAAGAACTGAGTAATTGCATCAGGGACACTATGCCTGCAAAttctaaattattaatatattaccCTTCCACAGAAAAAGTCTGTGTTGACCCCTGCTATTGATAGTCAAAATAATTATACTGATAGCAAACATTTAAACTAACCACTAAAGAGTTTGTATAGAATGATGTAGAGAGCTGCATTATCTGACAATATCAGTGTAGACTCGTTCATatcttttgtaaaatttttacagTTCTTTTAATTCCCAGAACTAACCCATCTACTGTTTATGGTATATTTTTATTGAGTGAATAAGAACTCACAATCCTCAATCAAGTCTAAACTTCAGTATTTTCACATGCTTCCAATcaatcttaaaaattataaatgtttcagcatGAGGGAAGGAAAAAGTAATGGCATGACTTTCCTACAAAGTGGAAATCTCAGTATTTTTTTATAAGTTGTTTTTCCTGTGTTTCATCAAATGATGGATCTAAGACTGTCAATTGAGGATAGTATGTGAATATCAGGAAAAACGTGCCTGTGAGTTATAGTTACAGTCTTTGTATAATAATGGTTTAAAAATGAGGGATGAGTTTGAGTACCTTTCATCATTATATAAATTTTTGAattcatggaaaacagaaaagaacaaagtgTTCAGGGCCAGAATTGCATCATCTTGCATGATTATTCATATAAATTCTAATCAGTACATTTTACAATATGATAATgcttaaaataagcatttttaacaAAAACCCTCAAGTTTATTTATGGTAAAACTTTGCTCTTGTTACCTTCTTTACTCCTATTGAGTAGGCATATCACTTAAAGAGGCAATTAAATGAGTTGTATGTACAAGCTATTATCTCAGAATAGTCACAAATATGAAAAAGTTATAATACcccttagctgctgctgctgctgctgctgctgctgctgctgctgttgctgctgtgtcacttcagtccgactaagtgcgaccccatagatggcagcccatcaggctccctcgtccctgggattctccaggcaagaacattggagtgggttgccatttccttctccaatgcatgaaagtgaaaagtgaaagtgaagtcactcagtcatgtcccactcttagaggccccatggactgcagcctaccaggctcctccgtccgtgggattttccaggcaagagtactggagtggggtgccattgctttctcccttAGCTACTGATTATGAAAAGATCAGCTTAACATCaagcttttatttaaatatacaacTGACCATAGTAAATGCAGTCATATTTGGTATCCAGTAATATTTATTTCAtcagctacaaattggcacttgccatgagTGCTTGCTATCTGCCTCTAAAAGGATTAAATTATGTGCTGTGCAGCTGCTGATGTTCAACACCGCCTGAAGGAGTTCAGTGTGGAGATCAGGAGTGAGACActttgtgctctgggaaaactggcaggaTGGATCTTCAGATAGTTAAATAGTCTCagaagctgattttatgagcccaattcttaatTCTCCTCATATCAGAAAAACGCTAAAATTCTTCATGGAGACAACTGTTTCTCATAACTAGCAGACGTTTCATGAGACAAGCAGAAACTTTCTACAAAAACAATGTGCTTGAATACATGTACTCCCCTTTTACCAAATCACATACATACTGTCCTTCCGCTATACCTCTTTAGATCTGTTTCTCACTGATATCTGAGGTCTGTCTCCCAGATTGCAATCCTCAtattgccccaaataaaatttaaagtgccACTCTCatgttgtgtattttttaaactgataatTTCTTCAGGCATTTAAAAAGAATTGTTATGATACATGTGTTAATTTTGGAGTTCCCTAAGAAGTGGAGGCTATTTCATAGTTTTCCCTAACCCCTTTCATAGTTTTCTTCATTATAATAGTCTTTGAGTTGATAAATTATACAGCACAGAAAATGTTAAACTCAGTAATGAGAAAGTTATTTGATTTCCCAAGAAAATGTTATTACATCATTCTTTTAAGTTGTACTCTTTTTCACCTAGTTACTAAATTGGCCACAGTATGGAAAGGAGAGTATATGCAATATTCAATGAGGCTGTCAGATTATGTTTATTGTCCTTGTgtggtaataaaaaataaagttaaacatgGTACAATATTTACTCAGTTACTGAAAAGAGTAATTCTGGTGAAATCACTAAATGCTATTCTCTCTTGCATTTTGAAATTTCACCAGAAGAAAAGTGCATGAGAGAAGGTTTGCAATCTGAATGGACAAAAACATATTTgcctatatgtgtacatatatgaagTGTTCGAATttaaatggcaaaaataaaatacacatatgcAAATATCCTTAGTAAACTGCTGACAATTAACATATAAATGATGAAAATGAATCTAGGGAGGCTGTGTGGatattaataaattttgaaaaacctggattttaatttaattgttCTTCATTCATATGCCTCTAATTCATGAAAcaggatttttatattttcatttcctagAGAAAAACGTAGTCTTCCTTGCCATGTCCATGAAAGCTCTCTTGACTTGCTGATTCCTAAGAGTGTAGATAAAGGGATTCAGCATGGGTGCTACTGAGGTATTTAGCACAGCTACTCCCTTGCTCAAAGAGACCCTGTCTTTTGCAGATGGATTCACATACATGAAAATGCAGCTGCCATAAGAGATGGAGATGACAATCATGTGGGACGAACACGTGGAAAAGGCCTTTGTCCTCTGAGTGGTAGAAGGGATCCTCAAAATTGTTCTGATGACATATGTGTAGGACAGAATTATTAATGCTAAAGTGAACAATAGGATAAACACAGCACAGGAAAACCCCAGTATCTCTAGGAATTTGGTGTCTGAACAAGAAAGGTATAATAAAGGGAAATAATCACAAGTAAAATGGTTGATAATATTGGACTTACAGTAATCAAGCTGTATGAAGAACATGAGTAATGGGAATATAATTAAGAATGACGTCAGCCAAGAGGCCAAGACAAGCAGCGTGCAGACTCTGTGATTCATGATGGTCATGTAATGCAGCGGTTTGCAGATGGCAACGTAACGGTCATAGGACATGGCAACCAGAAGGTAAAACTCAGTGactcccaagaaaatgaaaaaaaataactgagtCATACAATCATTAAAAGAGATGGTTTTATCGCCCGTAATAATGGTGGCCAAAAAGTTGGGAATAGTGACAGTTGTGAATGAAACTTCCAATATGGAGAAACTCCtgaggaagaaatacatgggggTCTGGAGGTGGATATCCACCAGGGTCAGTGTGATAATGGTCAAGTTCCCAGTGATGCTGAGCACATAGGTGATGAGCAGAAAGACAAAGATCACAACCTGAAGTTGTGGGTCATCCGAGAGTCCCAGGAGGataaattctgttatttttgtgtagtttctcatttttcttcttttaagtaaccttcaggagaaaacagaaagggaagACACAGAGAAGGGGATTATCCATGTATAACACTGGGATTTGTCTCTGAAAGTAAACTTACTATGCCATGCTAACATAATtcaggagatttttaaaaacaagttaataAAAATAGGTAACTTACTTTAAagtaagtttttttaaattttattttattttattttactttacaatattgtattggttttgccatacattaacatagatccaccacgggtgtacacatatTGCCTATCCTGAACACCccacccacctctctccccatagagacaacaaaagagacccagatgtatagaacagtgtaAAGTAAGTTTTTACCATATGCCAGTATGTGTGTTTCACAtggaatatttctttttaaaatccctgTTTTACGGGTTGAAATCAGAgtagaaacaatttttaaaaatcttatccaAATCACATACCTGAATTGAAAAAGCAGGGATTATAACCTAGATCTTTCTGAAACCTAGGAAATATAGTAGAATAAATGCTACCTGTTGAATTGTAAagtgccccaccccccactcttAGAGGGTTCCCTCCTGTTGGGAAAGACTTTGTCTTTTTTCAAGCCCCATAAAATCACCCTATCCTAGTTTGTGTCGGCTGGTTCCTTGAACTGTTATTCTCTACTGTAATATAGAAAATCTAAATGTGTCAGGAAAAAGTCACCCAGTGGATATGTCTCCAAA includes:
- the LOC138077894 gene encoding olfactory receptor 6C1-like, coding for MRNYTKITEFILLGLSDDPQLQVVIFVFLLITYVLSITGNLTIITLTLVDIHLQTPMYFFLRSFSILEVSFTTVTIPNFLATIITGDKTISFNDCMTQLFFFIFLGVTEFYLLVAMSYDRYVAICKPLHYMTIMNHRVCTLLVLASWLTSFLIIFPLLMFFIQLDYCKSNIINHFTCDYFPLLYLSCSDTKFLEILGFSCAVFILLFTLALIILSYTYVIRTILRIPSTTQRTKAFSTCSSHMIVISISYGSCIFMYVNPSAKDRVSLSKGVAVLNTSVAPMLNPFIYTLRNQQVKRAFMDMARKTTFFSRK